AAGCATATTAAACCATTTGACAGCACCAGAGTATTCAGGAGCAGCCTTGTCTGGCCAAGCAACTAATTCTACAATCTCAATCACCTGATCATTACTGAGTTCAAGGAAAGGTTTCCCGAACTTTTCATCTGCTTCATAATCCAGCCACATTAAACCTCCTCGCATTGGGGTTTGGAAATGGGGCATGTCTTTCACGATGAATTCCATAAATTCAGGAACTTTCACTTCTGTAGCAGAAGGCGATTCCGAATCTTTTGGAATGATGATATCTACCAAAACGTCAAGTTTTTTCATCTCATCTTCTGTAAAGAAGGTTTCTGAAAGTAACTCTTGGTCTCTTTGGCGTTCCTCGTCAGTTCTATACCCTTTTGTGCCTCCAGTTAGCAATGCGTTCGTTGGAAGGGCTTGCTCTTCAGGCGAGCATCCAGTTAACATTAATCCTGTACCGAGCGAACCGGTAAAGAGTAATTTTAGGTTTTCTCTTCTGTTCATGGCTTAAATGTTTTTCTGTTTTAACTGATCCACAATGTAATCTGATGTTCTCCAGCTAAGTGCCAAAATGGTCCAGGTTGGGTTTTTGTCAGCTTGGGATACAAATGGTCCTGCATCTACTACAAAAACGTTGTCACAATCATGTGCCTGACAGTTAGAATTAACTACAGAAGTTTTTGGATCATTTCCCATACGGGTAGTACCAACTTC
Above is a window of Algoriphagus machipongonensis DNA encoding:
- a CDS encoding gluconate 2-dehydrogenase subunit 3 family protein: MNRRENLKLLFTGSLGTGLMLTGCSPEEQALPTNALLTGGTKGYRTDEERQRDQELLSETFFTEDEMKKLDVLVDIIIPKDSESPSATEVKVPEFMEFIVKDMPHFQTPMRGGLMWLDYEADEKFGKPFLELSNDQVIEIVELVAWPDKAAPEYSGAVKWFNMLRDLTCSGYFSTEAGWKYIDYRGNQPNVWDGVPQEVMDKHGFKLPEKYVPLYLKPEERGIVAQWDDEGNLIG